The Catalinimonas alkaloidigena genome has a segment encoding these proteins:
- a CDS encoding T9SS type A sorting domain-containing protein, which translates to MKRFLLFCLPLLLTAPVLGQAPELDTLSNLPEGTALYAPRYTESGQWGYLLGQNSSYRQQFAEKYEITESTLVRGVMVHLTGTFAHPDHYVEFNVYTVGVNGLPAARLGGKQVFYKDLDLSGEAAVIDFSTPIAVQEAFFVTFNVFDYLHGGYEGDTLGLLMGEPGSRTEADLTHFGRNAVQAHNHTKEDWKDFYSQNFTPIATHFALFPIVDASPVTALEQADAMANGFSLYPNPSDGQVSLVNPGGIPLHVIILNGLGQRVFSTRTLGQPVETLSLTTLPAGYYQVLIQRGKRPPTAHRIALF; encoded by the coding sequence ATGAAGCGATTCCTCCTTTTCTGCCTGCCCCTGTTGCTTACCGCCCCGGTCCTGGGGCAGGCCCCTGAGCTCGATACGTTATCTAACCTTCCCGAAGGCACAGCGCTATACGCGCCCCGGTACACCGAATCCGGTCAATGGGGGTATCTGCTCGGGCAAAACTCCTCGTACCGACAGCAGTTTGCCGAGAAGTACGAAATCACGGAGTCTACCCTGGTACGCGGCGTAATGGTCCACCTGACGGGCACCTTTGCACACCCCGATCACTACGTAGAATTCAACGTCTACACCGTGGGCGTCAACGGACTCCCCGCTGCCCGACTGGGCGGAAAACAGGTATTTTACAAAGACCTGGACCTGTCTGGCGAAGCGGCGGTGATCGACTTTTCCACGCCGATTGCGGTACAAGAGGCCTTCTTTGTTACCTTTAATGTGTTTGACTACCTGCATGGTGGTTACGAAGGCGATACCCTGGGCCTGCTGATGGGCGAGCCGGGCTCCCGTACGGAGGCCGATCTGACGCATTTCGGACGCAATGCCGTGCAGGCACACAACCACACAAAAGAAGACTGGAAAGACTTTTACAGCCAGAATTTTACGCCCATCGCCACCCATTTTGCGCTGTTCCCCATCGTCGACGCCAGTCCGGTTACGGCGCTGGAGCAGGCAGACGCGATGGCAAACGGGTTTTCGCTGTATCCAAATCCATCGGACGGTCAGGTTTCTTTGGTCAATCCCGGTGGGATTCCCCTCCACGTAATCATTCTGAATGGGCTGGGACAGCGAGTTTTTTCCACCCGGACTTTAGGCCAGCCGGTCGAAACGCTTTCCCTCACAACCCTACCAGCGGGCTATTACCAGGTCTTGATTCAACGCGGCAAACGCCCTCCTACCGCCCACCGGATTGCCCTTTTCTAA
- a CDS encoding Fur family transcriptional regulator → MSTSLQPPHAVMSPLQVLKRHRLRGTMSRIQLLELFLQRPYAMSHAELEASLPGESNRITLYRNLRLFLEKGFLHRVMDEEKGVKYALCAAHPYRSHATDHVHFKCRKCGITRCLEEIGIPAIPLPAGYEPDEIQLLVSGTCVRCQPHAPRNE, encoded by the coding sequence ATGTCAACTTCCCTACAGCCTCCACATGCGGTAATGAGTCCTCTTCAGGTGCTCAAACGCCATCGGCTGCGAGGAACAATGAGTCGCATTCAGCTGCTGGAACTCTTTCTGCAACGGCCCTACGCCATGTCCCATGCCGAACTGGAAGCATCTTTACCAGGCGAATCCAATCGCATTACGTTGTACCGCAACCTGCGTCTTTTTTTGGAGAAGGGATTTCTGCACCGGGTAATGGATGAGGAGAAGGGAGTCAAGTATGCCCTCTGCGCTGCTCATCCTTACCGGTCGCACGCGACCGACCATGTCCATTTTAAGTGCAGAAAATGTGGCATTACCCGCTGTCTGGAAGAGATCGGCATTCCCGCTATTCCGCTCCCGGCCGGCTATGAACCAGACGAGATTCAGCTGCTGGTATCGGGGACCTGTGTCAGATGTCAACCGCACGCTCCCAGAAACGAATGA
- a CDS encoding Fur family transcriptional regulator produces MDNTKPIRELLHAHGLKKTPIRAEMLELFMGHDVALSASDLLAKLTANHDRVTVYRALNSFEERGILHRASEDGQGVKYAMCGHQCPDEQHTDQHAHFVCDECHQTYCLEEVAIPDVEVSDAFSVNRVNYTLSGICKACKA; encoded by the coding sequence ATGGATAACACGAAACCTATTCGAGAGTTGCTGCACGCACATGGTTTGAAGAAAACACCCATCCGGGCAGAGATGCTAGAACTATTTATGGGTCATGACGTAGCGCTTTCCGCCAGCGATCTATTGGCGAAATTGACGGCGAACCACGACCGGGTAACGGTTTATCGAGCCTTAAATTCATTTGAAGAGCGTGGCATTTTGCACCGTGCCTCCGAAGACGGGCAAGGCGTGAAATATGCCATGTGCGGCCACCAATGTCCCGACGAGCAGCATACCGATCAGCATGCCCACTTCGTCTGTGATGAATGTCACCAGACCTACTGCCTAGAAGAGGTGGCGATCCCGGACGTAGAAGTGTCCGATGCTTTTTCGGTGAATCGGGTGAATTATACCCTGAGCGGCATCTGCAAAGCGTGTAAAGCCTGA